Below is a window of Hydrogenimonas sp. DNA.
TGCGGCGACGGTAGATTTCATACCCATCAGCGCACTCAGAGGCGACAATGTGGTCGAGAGGAGCGAAAATATGCCCTGGTACGGCGGCAAAGCGCTTCTGGAGTTTCTCGACAGTGTCGAGATAGCCGAAGATATCAACCGGAGAGATTTCAGATTTCCGGTTCAGTATGTAAACAGGCCGAACCTGGACTTCAGAGGTTTCTGCGGAACCATAGCGAGCGGCGGCATAAAAAGGGGGGATGAGATAACCGTACTTCCTTCAGGCAAGAGCAGCAGGGTAAAAGAGATCGTGGTTCCCTCCGCGGAGAGAGGGGGAGCGGCCCCGGAGACGATAGAGGAGGCTTTCGCACCGATGGCCGTGACTCTGACACTGGAGGATGAGATCGACATAAGCAGAGGAGATCTGATAATAAAGTCGGATGAAAAGCTGAAGACCTCCAACACGATAGAGGCGATGATAGTATGGATGGACGAAAAAGCGCTCGAAACGGGAAGAGAGTATGAGATAAAGAGAGCGACCACTTCGCTCAACGCGATCTTCGAGTCGGTCCGTTTCAAAAAAGATGTCAACAGTTGGGAGGAGATAGAGACCGATACTCTCCATCTAAACGAGATCGGAAAGTGTGTTCTTACCCTGACGAGAGAGATCGCCTGCGATCCCTACGGCCTGATAAAAGGTACCGGCAGCTTCATAGTGATAGACAAGATAACCAATCACACGGTAGCCGCCGGCATGATTATAGAGACTTCGCATACAGAGAGTGCCGGGCGGGTCTATACGGAGGCGGAGATCGAGCTTAACGCCTACATAAGAAAGCACTACCCTGAGTGGAGATGCGAAAAGATCGGGAACTGACACGTTTAAAGGAGATTGAAATGAGAGAGAGCAAAGCTGCCAGGGTCGAGAGAATAAAACGGGAAAAAGATGGGCTGGATGTACTGCAGAACATTTATGAATACGCAAACGAAAAGAGAGAGGTCGACCCGGAAGATATAGACAGGCTGAAATGGTACGGGTTGTATACCCAGAACAGAAACCTTCAACCGGAAGATGACAGCAACCAGTATTTCATGCTTCGTGTAAAGATCGAAAACGGACTCCTGGGCAGGGAGCAGATCAAAACATTGGCGGATATCTCCCTGCGTTACGCAAAAGGATCGGCAGACTTCACCACCCGCCAGGATCTTCAGTTTCACTGGATTTTGATGAAGGATCTTCCGTCTATATTCGAAACGCTCGAAAAAGCGGGGCTGACTACACGTCTGGCCGCCGGGGACGTAGTCAGAAATACGGTAACCTGCCCGCTAAACGGAAAGTCCGGCAGCGAAATTGCGGATGTAAGCGGCATCGTGAAAAGAATCAACACCCTTTTCGACGAGAACAGGGAGTTCAGCAACCTGCCGAGGAAGTTCAAAATAGGAGTCAGCGGCTGCGGATCTCACTGTATGCCGCACGAAATTCAGGATCTCAGCTTCGTAGCGGCCCGAAAGAGCGGTTCGAAACTCCGTTTTGCGGTTTATGCAGGCGGAGGATTGGCGAGCAATCGACGTTTCGCCGACTTTCTGGGTTTTACGGAGGAGGAGCATATCATACCGCTGTGCGAAACCGTGGTCTCGATATTCAGAGATTTCGGCAACCGCGAGAAGAGGAACAGGGCCAGACTCGGCCATCTGATCAGAGAGTGGGGAGTCGAAAAGTTCATACAAAAACTTCAGGAGTTGAGCGGTATTGAACTTTCAAAAGGAACACCTCCGGCAATAACCCCGGCCAAAAAGCGGCACCACTGCGGCATAATTCCTTCCGAAAAGGCGGGTTTGAGCCATATAGGGTGTGCACTTTTCGGCGGCGTAATGGGCGGGGAGAGGCTTCTGCGGCTTTACGAACTGCTATATAAATACGGTATAGAGGAGATTAGGTCGACGACAAAGCAGAACTTCATCATAACCGACGTTCCGGAGTGCCGCATAAAAGAGATATGCGACGAGTTGGAAAAGTTGAAGATCAACCCGTACCCTTCGGCGTTTAGAACACGCACAACCGCATGTACCGGTCTTGACTTCTGTAAATTCGCGATTAGTGAAACCAAAAGCGTGGCCGAAGATGTCGCCCTATACCTTGAAAACAGGTTTCCCGCATTCAAAGAGCCTGTTACAATCAGCGTCAACGGCTGCCCCAACTCGTGCGCACACCCCTGCATAGCTGACATCGGCTTGAGTGGGGCAACCTTTAAAAGAGATGGGAAAAGCCATAGAGGGTTCGAACTGCTGGTAGGGGGGAAACTTGAGGGAAAAGAGAGCCGGTTCTCGAAAAGGACGGGTGTACTGCTTACGCACAAAGAGGTTCCCGGTTATATTGAGAATATGGTGGAGAGTTATCTGCGGAGCGGATATGCAACTTTTACGGAGTTCCTTTCCAAAGAGGAGTTTTTGCCTATATATAATGTTATAGAGGCGTGATTCTACACAACACTCATCTTTTGGAAGAGTAAATTACTTTAAATTTACACAGTTTTTACATACTCTTGCTACAATTAAACTGTGTAAACAAAAACTACAGGAGGATATCATGAAGATGAATCATATAGCGAAGATAGCTGCCGCCGCCCTGCTCACTTTCGGAGCAACAGCTGCGATGGCTGTAATCACAGGAAGTAAACACGACCTTTCCGCAACAGGTGGTGGTACTATCAAGGCAACTGCAGGACAGAACAATGACGAAATCTGCGTCTACTGCCATACACCTCACGCCGCCAACACCGACTTTACAGGTGCTCCCCTGTGGAACAAAGCGACTCCCGGCGGAACATTCACAATGTACGGCGCTGCTGCGGCCGGTACAGCAGGGCAGACTATAGCAGGTACCGCAACAGAGGCTCAGCCAAGCGCACCTTCACTCGCATGTCTGAGCTGCCATGACGGCGTAAGTGCAATCAACTCTATCGTAAACGCTCCCGGTTCAGGCGGATACGTTGCAGGTGGTCAGAATGTGGCATTCGGTACAGCCGCAGCCGGTACAGCTGTCACTATGCCTGCAGGTGTAACACAAATCGGAACCGACCTTACAAACGACCACCCTGTATCAATCACTTATGTAGAGGGAGCAGCAAGCCTCAAGCCTGTTTCTACAGCAATTACCGGGTGGAGCGGTGCAACCACTATCGCCGGTCTTCTTAGAAACGGTAAAGTTGAGTGTGGAAGCTGTCACGATCCCCACCTTGGTGAAAGTGATACATTCCTCAGAAGAAACAAAGCTACAGTCGGCGAAGCGAGTAACAAAGGCAGTGCAGTCTGTCTGACATGCCACGACAAGTAAGCGCTACAAACTGAAAAAATGGGAACGGTCTTTTGGCCGGGCCCATTTTTTTTGCAGGTAGAATTGTCATGGGAAATCGAGATTTCTCAGAACAATTTTACACGACAGACGGTTGTATACAGAGACGTACAACTGCCCACTACACGCCGATTGCCTTGAAAACCATTCTTTGATATAATAAGCTGAAATCATAATTAGACAAATGAGGGTTTGACTTTGAAAAGAACACTGCTGCTTCCATTATCCATCTTTTTTATTGCACTCTTCTATGGCGGGTGCGCGCAAAAAAATGCCGAAGAGATTCGCATAATAATGCCGCCGCCGCCTGAGGAGCCGAGACTCTTTTATGTAGAGAGCCTGCGAGGAGAAGCCAGCTTCAAAGAGACGAAAGTACTGGACGCTCTTATCGGTAAAGAGAGCAAGGGCGTAGGGAAAAACCTTTTCAAACCCTACGGTGTAGCGGCCGAAGGAGATATCGTCTATGTTACTGATACTGCTATCGGACTTGTATTCGCGATAGACAAGCCGAACAAGAAAGTTACATTTCTGGGGGACAGGCCTCCCGGTAAGCTGGCTCTCCCGGTAAGCATTGCAATAGGGAAAAACGGTTCAATTTATGTCTCCGACTCGAAGCTGAAAAAGGTTTTCGGTTACCGCAAGAGCGGTGCCCTCTTTTTTGCCCTTGGTGAAAAGGGGGAGTTCAGGCGGCCGTCCGGTATTGCGATCAACGAAAAGCTTAACAGGCTCTATGTCGTTGATACCAAAGCACACAATGTAAAAGTGTATGATTTGCTAAAAGGAGAGCTGCTTTTTGAATTCGGTAAAAGAGGCGTCGAAGAGGGTGAATTCAACTTCCCGACAAATATTGCCGTCGATCACAGGAACGACAATGTCGCGGTTGTCGATACCCAAAATTTCAGAGTACAGATATTTGACAAAGACGGGAACTTCCTGAGTAAATTCGGCCGACTGGGCGACAAGCCCGGAATGTTCTCCCGTCCGAAAGGGATCGGTATTGACTCCGAAGGGCACATCTATGTCTCCGATGCGGCATTCAACAACGTCCAGATCTTCGATGACAAGGGAAATATTCTGCTCTATTTCGGAGGCGCTGGTTTCGGGCCGTCACAGTTCTACCTGCCGGCCGGAGTTTATGTAGATGAAAACGACCGTGTCTATGTTGTCGATTCGTTCAATGCACGGGTACAGATATACCAGTATGTGAGTGAACGATGGAAGAAAAAGCATCCGGACGAGTATCGGAAGCTCAAGATGATCGAGGTCGAAAAAGATGAAGAGAAGAGCAATTAAAACCCTACTCTCTCTATCTATCTTTGCAGTCACATCGACTGCAGGAGCAATCACGATAGGTGAAGAGCAGAGCGGCATATATCAGACCAAGCACAATCTTTTGAGGGGCATTGTTCTGCCAAAAGGCACAGAGGAGCCTGAACTATGTATATGGTGCCATATTCCGCATGATTCTCTCAGCGGAGACACCAGCACGCCGAAATGGCTTAAGTATACATCCGACGAATCGTCATTCAACGTATACGGAATAGACTCGAACGCCACATCCGGATCCGGCAAGCCTATGCCCGATGTCATGGTCAGGGTCTGCCTAACCTGCCATGACGGTGTAAACGCTCCCGATATCGCCCTATTTTCCGAATCGGCCCCTCAGAAATTCAATAACAATACAGCTTCACTCAGCACCGACCCTATATCAAAAGATGCATTCGTGCACAGCCATCCGGTAGGCAAAGAGTACGCACCATACAGTCCGGGCGGGAACAGGGCAAGCCTGAGGCCCGAGTCCCATATTCTGAAAGACTGGATAGGGGCTAAAACCATTCAGGACCTGGTATCGGAAGGCGTTGTAGGGTGCACCAGCTGCCACGATCCACATACGACCAACGCACAATTTTTGAGAACCAGAAACAGTGACAGCAAACTGTGTAAGGGCTGTCACAATAAATAATCCTCCGACAAAAAAGGAAAAGCGTACATGAAAAAGTTTATATTTTTATTCATCTCTCTAACTGCAGTATATCTATTTGCCTCATCGGATACGAATACGACCGGGAAGAACGGGGTGGTTGCTACAGTCAACGGATACAATATAACAAAGGCGGAGCTCGACAGGCAGGTCGGTATATTGATGCCCCGAAGTTTCTTCCACTCTACGGTAACACCGGAAAAGCTGAAAGAGGTTGAAAAAGATGCGCTCAAAGAGCTTGTAAAAAAGCATCTTCTCCTACAGTATGCAAAAAAGAGAGGATATAAAATCCCAGACTCCATAGTCGAAAGGGAGGAGAAAAAGATAAAAAAGGCTTTCGGCTCCCAAGAGAGATTTGAAGCCGCTCTGAAGCGTTCAAACCTCACCTATGACGAGTTCAAAAAAGAGCTGCTAAACGATCTACTTATGCAGAAGCTCTACGACAAGGAGATCAAAACCGACCTGACCGAAGAGGATCTGAAAGAGTATTATGAGAAAAACAAATATAAGTTCAAAGTGCCCGAGAAGATAAAGGTCAGAATAATATACGTTAGAAACGATCCGACAGACCCCAAGGGGCACGAAAAGGCACTCAAAAGGGCCCAAGAGGCACTTGATAAGATAAAAAACGGCGAAAATTTCGCGGATATAGCTTCAAAATATTCCAATGCGATGAGCCGCATAAAGGGTGGCGATATGGGTTTCGTTCACAAAGGGATGCTGGATGAACCTATAGAGAAGGTGGCCTACTCGCTAAAAAAAGGCGAAGTGAGCGATATCGTGGAGACGCCGAAAGGTTTCTATATTATCAAGCTCGAGGAGATATCCCCCGCTGTACAATTAGATTTTGACCAGGTTAAAGAGAACTTGAAAAAAGAGCTCAAAAGCAAGTATGAAAACAGGAAGCTTGAGGCTATTTTGAAGCAGATGAGGCAGAGTGCCGAAATCAAATACAACTAATACCGGTCGAGAGTCATGAAGAGAAGATTTCTTGTCTCCCTGCTCACAATCACGGCGCTTCCCGCTCTACTCTGTGCCGACTACACCAGAGGAGTCTACGGAAAGCTCGAATATGTTCTGATGCACGACAACGTAAGCGACAAATACAACAGTACAGACAGAAAATCGTTTGTGCAGAACTATCAGATCGGATATGAAAGCTATATATACAGTCCAAGGCTTTTGACTTACGATCTGGGATTCTCTTTCTACGTCGACAACACAACATCTGATGTCAATAACAACGGCTCCTCTACAAAAAGCGAAAACGAAACAAAACATACCAACTACAAAGCTTACCTTCATTTCTTGAAAAAAGCCGACTATCCGTTTACAGTCTACTATGAGAAGATAGACTCCCCGCTATGGAGTACGTCACCTGGCGGCACTACTCTTGTAACGTATAAAACCGACAAAAGCGGCATATACGGCAGAGTAAAGACGGATCTTTTCAACCTCAGTTATGAGTATAGAGAGTCGAAGACGGAAAAAACCGAATCTTTTGCCTATGAAAACGGGGATTCGAAGAGATTCGCATTAGGCATTAATAAGCAGTTGGATGAGAACAGAACAGCCAGTTTCAACTACAGCCACGAGATCAGAAACTACTACAGGACCGACTTGGGACTGAACTACACGGATAGCTGGAATGACGTCATAGACAGTGCCGTAGCGACATACTCGTGGTTAATCTCCAAGAGACTGGCATTCTCAAGCGCGGTCAACTACCTGAAAAACGATTATCTCGATTATCAGAACCTGACAGGAACCGTATCGCTTAACTGGACACCCAGCAAAAAACACTCCGAGACTTTTTCCATAGTTGCCGACAATACGAAAACAAAAGAGGGTACCAATACGTTTGTATCGCTGAATGAGAGCGGGAACTACAAGTTCTCAAAAAGCTTCTCCACCAACCACGGGTTCCAGATATACAATGCCAGCGGCAACCTATACAATATGACATTGGCAAGCGCAACCCTCGGTTCCAACTATTTAAAAGAGTTTTCCGAGACTCTTTCCACGTCATTCGGACTATCCGTAACCGGACGTGCCGAAAAATACGACTACAGTGACCAGAACGTTACCATTAGAGACCGAAACATGTTCTCCTACACTCTCTCAACCAGTACAACGAAACAGTTTCCCGAGGGTAGGTCAAACCTATCGGCCGGACTATCCTACTATCAACTCATCTCAACGACCGACGACGCCACACAGCGCATAACCGCAAACACCATATATAACAAAAAATTCACTGATCAGCTATCCTATTATCTGAAAATGTACGGTACTTTCGACAAAAACACCTACACAGCCGCCGATAACAACGAAACCACAAGAACGACAAACATCTTTAGTGTAGACAACGCCCTCAACTACTGGAGAGCTGTCGGCTATAACGGCAAGATGACTCTGAAAGCCGGTGTTGTGTACTCTGTGGGTACTTATGCCAACAGGACAAACCCATACGGTACCTTCACTTTCTTCTACATGTTAAGGAGAGACCTGATGTTCAAGACACTCGCACGGGTCTCGAGCGATACGGCATACAACGTAACATCATATACCGGATCTACCGATCTGATTTATAGAATAAGAAAGATAGAGATGAGAACCGGCATACAGATGTCAAGGCAGACGGGTGGAGGCTTCGGTGAGAGAAACCACATAAACTACTACTTCAGAATAAGCAGAAAATTATAAAGGGAGAACCCTCATGAAACGCTCTATATGCTATGCCCTGTTCCTGTTTCTGACGGCCACATCACTTCATGCCGGCAACGGACCGGTTTGGCCTCAACCTCCGGAAGAGGCCAGAATAAAGTTTGAAAAAAAGATTACCAATGCCGAAGATCTAAACATCAAAAAGGGTTTTTTCTCAAAGATATGGGACTTTTTTGCAGGCTCCGAAGATACAGAGCTTATAAAGCCTTTCGGCATACATGTCGACGGCGGTAAGATATATGTGACCGATATTGGGCTCTCTAGCCTGGTGATTTTTGACAAAGACAATAATAAAGTACGGGTGATCCAGGGGTTCAAGTCGGAAAAATTCTCTTACCCGGTAGATGTAGCTACAGATGCTAAAGGAAATATCTATTTGACCGATTCTGTCAAAAAGGCTGTATATGTCTTTAACAAAGAGGGAATAGCGTTGAAAAAAATCGGTTCGGAAAACGTTTTCAAAAGGCCTACCGGAATCGCGATTGACAAAAAAAGGGGGATCCTCTACGTTAGCGATACACTCTCTTCACAGATAAAAAGATTTTCGCTAAGGGAGAGTAGAGAGCTTGAGCCTGTAGGGTCGCACGGAAATCTGCCGGATCAGTTCAACAGGCCGACATTCATAACCGTAGATGAGGATGGGAGGCTCTATGTATGCGACTCCATGAACTTCAAAATAAAGATATTCGATAAAAACGGTAAATTCGACAGTGCTTTCGGCAGACTTGGAAACACTATCGGAAGTTTTGCCAGTCCCAGAGGGGTTGCTGTTGACAGGGAGGGTAATATATATGTAACCGATACTCTCTTCAATGCGGTCCAGATATTCGACCAGAAAGGCAACCTTCTTCTGGTTTTCGGTTCCAAGGGAACCGGGGACGGTGAGTTCTACGGACCGGAAGATATAGCTATATCCAAGGATGGAAGGGCCTATGTAACCGACTCATATAATATGAGGATTGAGCTTTTCGACATTTTAGGTTATAATAAAAACAAATGAGGTGATGATCATGGGAAAACTATCGTTTGGATTGTTATCGGTATCACTGTTGACACTCACCTGCTCTTACGGAACCATTCTTAATACCAAGCACAATCTCTCCGCATCGGGTATGGGTACGATAAAAGCTACAAGTGAACAGGAGGTATGTGTATTTTGCCATATACCCCACAATGCGCAACCGGGTAAACCTCTTTGGAATAGAGCCATGCCCACCTCCTCGTACATAATGTACGAGAGTGAATATCTCAAGCGCACCAACTATCCTCTCCCCGCCGACCTGGGAATTACGGAAGGTACTCCCGGATCGCTATCGAGGCAGTGCCTCAGCTGCCATGACGGTACAGTAGCCGTAGGATCTATCTATATGGTCAGGGGGACGGTACTTGGTAACACCCTGATAGATATGACCGGAGTGGGGTTGGACGGAATGATGCCGATCGATGCAAACGGTTTCATAGGGACAGACCTCACAATTCACCACCCCGTTGGAATAGAGTATGACCCAGCCAACGTAAAAAATTTCGATATCGGAAGTAAAACTATAGAGCTCAAAACCGTCCCGGACGCACCGCTTAAACTCTATACATATAACGGTAAAAAGTATGTAGAGTGCGCATCCTGTCACGATCCGCACCTTGAGAGCTTCAAATTTTTGAGAGTCCATAACAGTCCCAACAACGCGGTTAATGTCAAGAACACATGCACTTCATGCCATGACAAAAACCCGGGTACAACTCTGCCCACCGTACATGAAATTGCAACCTCCACATATCTGGACCAGGCGGTAAAAGATAGATACAACGGCGGCGGAACAGTAACCGTAGCGGACCTCTACTGCGCAAACTGCCATACTCCGCATAACGGCGAAGGGAAACCCTATCTGCTCAGAAAGGTAGAGCAGAATACATGCTACATGGGAGCTGCCGGCACAAGATCTACCGCACCGTGCCACGGAACGGGAACAACATGGGCCGGAAACGATATAGAGTCGGTCCTCAACCGCCCGTTTTCACACCCGGTCAATACAATTGACGGTGTGCATACCAATTTCGATACCCTCTACGGATACGGCTCCAGCGAAACAGACCCTGCCGCAAGCCACAGTGTCAAGTGGAGCGACTCCAAACATGCCGAGTGTATGGACTGCCACAACCAGCACAGAGCCGGAGGAAACAACCACATAGGTACCCAGAGCGCCAGTGCGACAAAATGGTATCCTGATACACCGTCAAATGCCGTTTCCGATGTACTTAGAAACGTACAGGGTGTGGAGCCGACATGGCCAGCAAGATGGACCCAGCCGACATCATTCACTACACTTGCCTCATCTACCAAAGAGTACCAGATCTGTCTCAAATGCCACTCCTACTGGGCTCTTGGTCCCACACTGGCACAGCAGGCAGGCAAAGTCGCTACCGGTGCTACTGACAACTGGATAGATGTCGAAGGTGTAAGGGCTACCGACCAGGCGTTTGAGTTCAATCCCAACAACAAATCCGCCCACCCTGTTGTTATGGCCCTAAACGATATGCCCGGCTCCTACGAACCAAAAGCCGTAAGAGTCGAAGCGCTTCTCTACCCGTGGAATCAGAATCCGGGAACACAGACAATGTACTGTGCAGACTGCCACGGTGCCGACAATGAAGATAGCGGAGATCCCAAAGGGCCACACGGTTCCAGTTACAACTTCATGCTAAAAGGACCCAACAAGTACTGGCCCACGAAGCCGGACGGAACGCTATTTTCCACCGGCGACATACAGACCGACGGAAGCGTTCCGGACCTCTTTTGCGCAAACTGCCACAACCTCAACTACCCGCACAAACAGTGGTGGTGGAGAATGGCAAGGATCGATATAGCGTGCATACAGTGCCATGTCGCCGTTCCTCACGGGTCACCGGTATCCAGGCTTATCGGTTACGCAAACTTTCCTGAGCCTTACAACTATAACGGGAACTCTCTCGTAATATACGGCTACAAAAAGGCGAATCCGCAAGGCAACTACGCTTCAAGCAACGTATATGCTCCCGGCTGCGGCGGAGGCGGATGCCACGGCAGACAAGACTACCCATATGCCGACAACGGGGCAGGATATGATCCTGTTGACCCGCTTCCTTAAAAAAAAAGCGTGGCTCTTTGCACTTTTGCTGACGGCCACGCTGACCACAGCCTCAGAAACTGGTTCCGGCCCCGAAAACCGTATAGAAAACACCATACTCTCATACAACCGTGCACTTATAGAGGCTGCGAAAGATCCGAACTTTCTGAAAGATTTCAGCGACAAGAGCAGATTCGAGCCTTTCGCGGAGGAAAAAGTTGCACAAAAGCTCTATATTTGGATAAAATCCTGGCATGAAAACAATCTCTACATGGATGCGGAGCTTCTCGAGATCGAATTCGAAAAAGTCGATATTACCGATAAAAAGGCCGAGGTTTCTACCAGGGAGATATGGAAATACCGCTACTTCCGGCATGTAGATATTAACAGGACCACAGAGGCTTGGCCTCCGGCGAAGATCTATTATAAAGTGAAGTATCTTTTGAATTTTACCGACGGCAACTGGAAGATCGAGAGTATAAAAGTGCTCTCGGAAAGAGAAGAGAAACTTTAAAAGAGTTTGATTAAGCTTTACCTTAACTCAAAATTTGACAACTACGGGGATTAGGCTGGAGAAATATCGTTCAAAAAAACGTTATTTGCCCACCGCGGGACGTAGAAGAGGTCAGTTTTTTTGGAGATTTTACGTCGGGAGAGGGTTGATACCGTTTTAGATGAAGATTTTGCGCAAGGTTATACATTAAACCAAAATAAAAATTCTCTACTGATACAGTTTTGTCTTGCAATGCTTACCTGTAAAGCTATAGAGTACATATTAACGCTTCCGAAATGGTTAGTATTCTGCCGAAAAACTGTTAAAAGGCTTATTGTTACAGCTCTTTTCCGGTATGCCTAATAAGCCATTTCCGAGACGGTTCAAAAAATGCCGATGCCACGAGCATAGAAAAAACAACAAAAGGGGACTTATGAACAAAATTATAAAGTCGGTCTGGTCACTGCTGATATCTATGAAAACCATGGTGACCTTGACACTCATCTTCGCAATCACCATCGCTGTAGCCACTTTCATAGAGAATGACTACGGCATAGAGACGTCGTGGGCTCTCGTCTACGGGGCAAGATGGTTCGAGATTCTCCAGCTGCTACTCGCTGTGAATCTTATCGGCAATATTATCCGCTTCAAGCTATACAAACTGAAAAAGCTTCCAGCTTTCATTTTTCACGTAGGTTTTCTGGTAATTCTCCTCGGTTCCGCGATGACCCGCTATATGGGATATGAAGGCATACTGCACATACGTGAGGGGAACAGCGAAAACCGTATGCTCTCGGCAGACTCTTTTGTTCAGGTGACAGCCACTACAAAAGACGGAAAGATCGTACATGAAGAGAAGAAAATCTTTATCTCGGCCATCGGCGGCAACGACTTCGACATCTCTTTGGAAGTCGATGGGAAACCGCTTCACGTCAAGTATAAGAAGTTCATAAAAGATGCGGTTCAGACTGCAGTGGAAGATCCCAACGGGAAGCCTATGGTGGTCTATACCGTCGTGACACCCTCCGGCCCGGAAAAATATTTCCTGCAAAAAGGTGAATATACCGATCTCGGCCCCTATGTCATGCTGTTTGGAGATAATGAACCAGGGCCGATAAAAAAACCGTATATTCATATTTTTATGAAAAACGGCAAATTCTTCTTCAAATCCAACATCGATATAGGATGGTTCAAGATGCAGGATCAGAGCAAAGGTATCTTCAAGGCCTATGAAGAGCACCCTTTCAAAGCGAAGATGATGTATCTTGTAAACGGTATACAGATGGTACCGCAGATGACATTGACAAAAGGTGTCAAAAAGCTTGTTCCGCTGGCAGAATATGAAAACAGAATGAACCTCAAAATGGACAATCCCCTGTCAGCGCTCGTCGTAGAGGTTGAGTATGACGGAAAGAGGAAAGATGTTGCGTTAATGGGTATGGGCAAGCGCTACAAAGGCTTTACCGAAAATGTAGACTTCGGCGACATCAAAGTAGCACTGGAGTGGGGCTCCAAAGAGATAGAGCTCCCCTTCTACCTCTATCTTCAAAAATTTGTCATGGAGAAGTACCCCGGCTCCATGAGCCCCTCTTCATACGAGAGCCACGTTATACTTTACGACGAGAAAAACGGAGTGAAAATGCCATACAGAATCTACATGAACAACACTCTGGAGTACGGCGGATTCAAATTCTTCCAATCCAGCTACGACCAGGATGAGAAGGGTACCGTTCTCTCAGTTAACCATGACCCGGGAAAATGGCCTACATATATTGGATATATTCTGCTTTCACTGGGACTTTTCCTGAACCTGTTCAACCCTTACAGCCGTTTCGGCAAACTATCTAGAATCCGCTACATAGAGAATGTAAAAGGTGGTACCGCGGCAGCGGTGACAGCCATACTGCTTGTTCTCTCTGGAAACAATCTCATAGCGGCA
It encodes the following:
- a CDS encoding NHL repeat domain protein, producing MKRSICYALFLFLTATSLHAGNGPVWPQPPEEARIKFEKKITNAEDLNIKKGFFSKIWDFFAGSEDTELIKPFGIHVDGGKIYVTDIGLSSLVIFDKDNNKVRVIQGFKSEKFSYPVDVATDAKGNIYLTDSVKKAVYVFNKEGIALKKIGSENVFKRPTGIAIDKKRGILYVSDTLSSQIKRFSLRESRELEPVGSHGNLPDQFNRPTFITVDEDGRLYVCDSMNFKIKIFDKNGKFDSAFGRLGNTIGSFASPRGVAVDREGNIYVTDTLFNAVQIFDQKGNLLLVFGSKGTGDGEFYGPEDIAISKDGRAYVTDSYNMRIELFDILGYNKNK
- a CDS encoding cytochrome c family protein, with the protein product MGKLSFGLLSVSLLTLTCSYGTILNTKHNLSASGMGTIKATSEQEVCVFCHIPHNAQPGKPLWNRAMPTSSYIMYESEYLKRTNYPLPADLGITEGTPGSLSRQCLSCHDGTVAVGSIYMVRGTVLGNTLIDMTGVGLDGMMPIDANGFIGTDLTIHHPVGIEYDPANVKNFDIGSKTIELKTVPDAPLKLYTYNGKKYVECASCHDPHLESFKFLRVHNSPNNAVNVKNTCTSCHDKNPGTTLPTVHEIATSTYLDQAVKDRYNGGGTVTVADLYCANCHTPHNGEGKPYLLRKVEQNTCYMGAAGTRSTAPCHGTGTTWAGNDIESVLNRPFSHPVNTIDGVHTNFDTLYGYGSSETDPAASHSVKWSDSKHAECMDCHNQHRAGGNNHIGTQSASATKWYPDTPSNAVSDVLRNVQGVEPTWPARWTQPTSFTTLASSTKEYQICLKCHSYWALGPTLAQQAGKVATGATDNWIDVEGVRATDQAFEFNPNNKSAHPVVMALNDMPGSYEPKAVRVEALLYPWNQNPGTQTMYCADCHGADNEDSGDPKGPHGSSYNFMLKGPNKYWPTKPDGTLFSTGDIQTDGSVPDLFCANCHNLNYPHKQWWWRMARIDIACIQCHVAVPHGSPVSRLIGYANFPEPYNYNGNSLVIYGYKKANPQGNYASSNVYAPGCGGGGCHGRQDYPYADNGAGYDPVDPLP